The genome window CGACGGTGACGGCGGAAGGCGCTAAGGCTGATTTCGAGAATGGCGTACTCCATGTAACGCTGCCAAAGCGTGAGGAGACCAAGGCCCGCAAGATCGAGATCTCGGGAGCTAACCCCGAGGCCAAGACGATCGAGGCCAAGACGGCCAAAGCGTAATACATTGAACCGCCGAGACGCGGAGACGCCGGGAATGAAGGTTTTCTTAATATTCTCTGCGTCTCCGCATCTCTGCGGTTAGAATAACGTTATGAGATTCGATAGATTCACCATCCGCGGCCAAGAGGCCGTGCAGGAGGCCATCGGCGTCGCCGAGCGGAACGAGAACCAGCAGGTTGAGCCCGAGCACGTTCTTGCGGCGATGATGGCCCAGGCCGAAGGCGTCGTTAAGCCCATTCTCGGTAAGATCGGCGCAAATTCGCAGGCCATTTTGACCGAGGTCGAGGCAGCCATTGCCAAGTTTCCGAAAGTTTCCGGCGGGCAGCAGTATTTTAGCTCTCGCACCAACACCATCTTTCAGGACGCCCAGAAAGAGGCCGAGAAGATGGAGGACGAATACCTTTCGACCGAGCATCTGCTGCTTGCCATCGCGTCGGAGAAGACGGGAGATGCAGGACGCATTCTTCGCTCAAATGGCGTGTCGAGTGAGGACCTCGAAAAGGTCGTGACCGAAATGCGCGGCGGCTCGCGGATAACGGACCAGAATGCAGAAGAGAATTTTCAGGCACTTGAAAAATACGCACAGGACCTAACCGAGCGTGCCCGCAAAGGCAAGCTCGACCCAGTGATCGGCCGTGACGACGAGATACGACGAACCATTCAAATTCTCTCGCGTCGCACGAAGAATAACCCTGTCCTGATCGGCGAGCCGGGCGTTGGCAAGACCGCCATCGTCGAGGGCCTTGCTCAGCGTATCGTCTCGGGCGATGTGCCGGAGACGTTAAAGAACAAACGCCTTGTCTCACTTGACCTTGGTGCAATGCTCGCCGGTGCAAAGTATCGCGGCGAGTTTGAGGACAGGCTCAAGGCCGTTCTCAAAGAGATCGAGAAGGCCGAAGGGCAGATCATTCTCTTCATCGACGAACTGCACACACTTGTCGGTGCCGGCGCATCGGAAGGAGCTATCGATGCTTCGAATATGCTCAAACCGGCTTTGGCACGCGGAACCTTGCGCGCGGTTGGTGCGACGACACTGGCTGAGTATCAGAAATATATTGAGAAGGACAAGGCCCTTGAGCGTCGATTCCAGCAGGTCTACATCGGTGAGCCGACGGTCGAAGATACGATCGCAATCCTGCGCGGGCTGAAAGAAAGGTACGAGGTCCACCACGGTGTTCGCATCAAGGATGCCGCGATCGTCGCCGCGGCAACTCTCTCTAACAGATATATCACGGACCGCTTCCTGCCGGACAAAGCCATCGACCTGATCGATGAGGCCGCGTCGCGGATCCGTATCGAGATCGACAGTTTGCCGCAGGAGATCGACGTGCTTGAGCGCGAGATTTTGCAGCTTGAGATCGAGAAACAGGCATTGGGCCGCGAGACGGACAAGAAATCGAAGGAACGTCTCGATGATATCGAAAAGCGCATCGCCGACCTCAACGAGAAATCCTCCGCGATGAAGGCCAAGTGGCAGTCGGAGAAAGAAGAGATCGAGAAGATGCGTGAAGCCAAGGAGCAGCTCGAGCAAGCAAAGCTCGAACTCGAACAAGCGCGTCAGGGCGGCGATCTCACCAAAGCGGCTGAATTGCAGTACGGCCGCATCCCCGAGATCGAAAAACTGCTTGAGACAGAGCAGACGCGACTCGCCGAATTACAAAAAGACGGCGTTTATCTAAAGGAAGAAGTTGACGAGGAGGACGTCGCCGAGATCGTCGCCAAATGGACGGGCGTGCCCGTCTCAAAGATGCTTGAGGGCGAGATGCAAAAGCTTATCCAGATGGAAGTGAACCTGGGCAAACGCGTCATCGGCCAGAACGAGGCTTTGGAGGCCGTCGCGAACGCCGTTCGGCGTGCTCGCGCGGGATTGCAGGACCCGAATCGTCCGATCGGATCGTTCATCTTTCTCGGCCCCACGGGCGTGGGTAAGACCGAAACGGCGCGGGCGTTGGCAGAATTCCTGTTCGATGACGAACGCGCCATGGTGCGGCTCGATATGTCCGAGTATATGGAGAAGCACGCAGTCGCTCGCATGATCGGTGCGCCGCCGGGATACGTCGGCTATGAGGAAGGCGGCCAGTTGACCGAGGCCGTGCGTCGCCGGCCGTATTCGGTCGTGCTATTCGACGAGATCGAAAAGGCGCATCCCGACGTATTCAACGTGCTGCTGCAGATACTCGACGACGGCCGCCTGACCGACAGCAAGGGCCGTGTGGTGGACTTCAAGAATACGGTCCTTATCATGACCTCGAACCTGGGATCACGCGAGATCCAGGCGGCCGCGGAGAATCCGCTCGCCGACCGCGATATCCGCAAGGACGTTCTGCAGGTATTGCGTGACCATTTCAAGCCCGAGTTCCTTAACCGCATCGACGACATCGTTGTGTTCAAACAGCTTGGCAAGGACGAGATCGCGACGATCATCGACGTTCAGCTCGAAAAACTCAGGGCTAACCTCGCCGAGCGAAACATCGCCCTCGAACTCGATCAAACCGCCCGCGACCTGATCGTTCAGGAAGGCTACGATCCCGTTTACGGCGCCCGCCCGCTCAAGCGTGCGATACAGTCGCTGATCCAAAATCCGCTTGCGGTAAAACTGCTCGGCGGCGAGATCGGTGCCGGACAAACGGTCAAGGTCACGGCCGAGAATGGCGAGATGAAGTTCACCGCCGCGGGCAAGGCCGCGACGAGCTAGTTTTTGAATGCACGGCACAAGCCGTATGATTTAGTTGTGTTTAAAAGAGCAATGAAGCAAGAGGAAGTTCACGCCGACGAGGCGAACTGCAAGATCCCGATCAACGATAAGCGGCGTTTCAATGCCGATGGCGAGTTAGTGGCCGAGCCCGAACCGGCCGCTGAGCCTGTAAAACCGGCCGCTGAGATCGCTCTCGAGGCGGAGCTAAAGGCCGAAACCGAACGCCGCGAGGCTGCCGAGGCAAAGCTCGTGGGCGTTCAGGCACGCTTTGAGGAAGAAAAGACGCGGCTCGAACGCGAAACCGCGGAGATGCGCGAGCGGCTAAAGAAAACGCTTGAGGACAAGGCAAAGCAGGGCCAGCTTGACTTTCTGACGACGCTGCTGCCCGTGCTCGACAACCTCAACCGTGCAGTCGAGGCGAGCGAGACCGATCCCGACGTTACGCATCTTCGCGAAGGCGTCATCGGCACGGCGCGTTCGTTCGAACAGGCCCTGATGAGCGTCGGCGTGACGGCCGTTCCCTCGGTCGGCGAGGCATTCGATCCCGAACTGCACGAGGCCGTCGACATGGCCGAGGCCGACGAGGACGGAAAGATCCTCAAAGAATATTCGCGCGGCTACAAATTCGGCGACCGCCTCCTCCGTCCCGCCCGAGTCCAGGTCGGACGGGCGGCATCGGGCTAGGTCCTAGATAAGTCTGAGAGGTAAATTATGACAGCACAAACGATGGATATTATGGACCGCGCTGAAATGCTGCCGATAGATCTAAAGCTCGAACTTGTAGACAGACTTTTGGAAAGCGTTTCTCCGTCACAGAAGGAGATCGACGAACGGTGGAAGATCGAAATAGAACGCCGCGTCGAAGAAGTTCGCTCCGGCAAGGTTAAGACAATTCCGGGCGAAGAAGTCTTTGCGAGGATCCGCGAACGCTACCACAAATAGCGATTGCAAGTTGGTCCTTTTTGAACGACCTGCGGACCTTAAGACGATCTCCCGAAGGGCAATTAGCCACGTCCTTCAGGACGAGGTAGGCGATTGAAAAAGACTCATAGGGCGTTTTAACGTCCTTTCGATTTTAGCTTGAGCACAATGTCGGACAGCGTATACTCCGAGATCAATTTCCACATCACCTGGCACACGAAGAATAGTCTGCCGATGATAACGCCCAGGATTGAAGACCGCCTCTATCATTACCTGACTCACAAGATCATTGAGACGCCGGGCGTTTACCTTCACGCGATGGGCGGTATCGAGACGCACATGCACATCGGTTTGAGTGCTCCGCCAAACCTCTTGATCTCCGACTGGATCGGCAAGTTGAAAGGCGGCAGCTCGTATTACATCAACCACGAGGTTCAGCCAAAATCGCTCGAATGGCAGCGAGGCTACGGGATCGTTACGTTCGGAACGCGGGATCTGAAATGGGTTGTTGAGTACATTAAGAACCAGAAGGAACATCATCGACGCGGTTCGATCCACGAGCGCCTTGAGCGGATTTCGAGCGATGATGCTAAAGCTGCCGGAGAAGGACGTTAAAACGCCCTTTAAACCATTTTTTCAACGCTGACCACGCCGTGAACGGCGTGGCTAATTGCCGCGAAACGCGGTCGGACAGAGTAGAACGGAGCAACATTCCTATGAAAAATCGTGTGTTTGCTGAAGAGATGGAAAAGAGTGTCCTGTGGCAAGTAGTTCACCAAAATCCAGCTACGGATGAAAGGTTCATAGTCAAGAAAGACATGGCGAAACAAGAAGCGCGCGATTTCGCTCAACAAATGCAGGCTGCGATTAATAAGAGTGATGAAAACGAAGGAGTGCCGGATGAAAACTAGTTTTCTGATAACCTTCTTTTTAGTTGGTTGTTTCACAACTGTTGTCGTGGGACAAGTCAAGAAGAAAGCCCCGGCCAAACCGGTCACGACCCAGACGGCGACGACGAGCGATGGTCGAGCTGTAATTTTAAAAAGTGATGGAACTTGGTCTTACGAGAAGACAGGACCGACGGCGAATCTAGTTACCTTAACTGGCAAATGCCGATTGCAGTTAGTTGCAGGATTCTTCCCGTGTAATTCAAAGGCTCTGTTCCTTTCAAGGCCCAATGCTGTTTCTCATGTGACCTTCGTAAAGGTGGAGGGTGGTGGAGAAATGATTTTCGATCTCTCAGGCCGCTCGGACCGACAGCCTAACTTAGAAAACTACTATCTACAAATCGATACGTTGAGCCTGATTCGTGACGGCGAGACGGCTGCGTCAGATGACGGAATGGAAGGCGAGTGTCATTTCAGAATGAACAGGGCTGGAAGTCACATCTTCAGCGTTAAGTGCGATGTCTACAATCGGTCAAAAGGTTCTCTCTACAATTTCTACCTTGAGAATATTACGAAGACAGATCGCAGAGAGATGGAATAGTGACGAGGTCGAAGGATTGGTGGCATAGCCGCAGGATCGATATTTAGCTAGACGGAAAAGCAGAGCTTTTCCGCACATCAATGGGCAAAGCCCAAGAAGCCTATTTGCGAATAGAATGAGACTAATCGAGTGCGTTCCTAATTTTAGCGAGGGCCGCGAGCTTGGGGTGATCGGGCAGATCACGGACGAGATCGAACGCGTGCCGGGCGTGAGGCTGCTTGATGTCGATCCGGGGGCGACTACTAATCGGACGGTCGTGACGTTTGTCGGTGAGCCGGACGACGTGGTCGAGGCGGCATTTCAGGTCGTCAAGAAGGCGCAGGAACTGATCGACATGCGGCGGCATAAGGGCGATCACCCGCGTTTTGGGGCGACCGACGTTTGCCCGCTCGTGCCGGTTTCGGGTATCTCGATGGAAGAGACGGCCGAGTACGCTCGAGCGTTGGGCAGGCGGATCGGTGACGAACTCGGTATACCTATATATCTATATGAGAACGCTGCGAGCGAGGGGAAGAGGCGTAATCTGGCGAATTGCCGCGAGGGCGAGTACGAGGCGTTAAAAGAGCGTGTCGGCAGCGACGACTGGATGCCCGACTTTGGCCCGACCGAGTTTACCGAGAGCGTCGCCCGTTCAGGTGCGACGGCGGTCGGGGCGAGAGATTTCCTTTTGGCCGTCAATTTCAACCTCAACACGACCTCGACGCGGCGGGCGAATGCGGTCGCGTTTGACGTTCGCGAGAAGGGTAGGCCAAAACGCGAGGGAAATCCGATCACCGGCAAGGTCGTGACCGACGACAAAGGTCAGCCGGTGACAATTCCGGGCACGCTCAAGGGCACAAAAGCCATCGGTTGGTTCATCGGCGAATACGGCATCGCGCAGGTTTCAATGAACATCACGAACCTGACTGAGACACCGCTGCATATCGCATTTGATGAGGTTAGCGAAAAGGCCCGTGAGCGTGGGCTTCGTGTCACGGGCCTTGAGATCGTCGGGCTGGTTCCCAAAAAGGCGATACTCGACGCCGGCAGACATTATCTTACGAAGCAACGCCGCTCGCTCGGTATTTCAGAGGCCGAGATCGTCAAGATCGCGGTCAAATCGATGGGCCTCGACGACCTGAAACCGTTTGTGCCCGAAGAGAAAATTATCGAATATATGCTCGAAGCCGAAGACAAGACAGACAGCCTGGTCGATATGACATGCCGCGGCTTTGCCGAGGAGACAGCTTCCGAATCGCCCGCTCCCGGCGGCGGTTCGATCTCGGCCTATCTAGGCGCTCTAGGTGCGTCGCTCGCGACGATGGTCGCGAACCTCTCGTCGCACAAGGCCGGCTGGGACGACCGTTGGGAGGAATTCTCCGACTGGGCCGTCAAAGGCCAGGCGATTAAAGATGATCTTCTCCGACTGGTCGATGAGGACACCGAGGCATTCAACCGCGTGATGGCCGCGTTCGGCTTGCCAAAGGGTTCGGACGAAGAAAAAGCCGCGCGAACCGAGGCGATCCAGGCCGCGACCAAATACGCGACCGAGGTCCCATTCCGAACAATGGAACGCACGATGGACGCATTCGAGATCATCAGCGCCATGGCCGAACACGGAAATCCCAATTCCGTCTCAGACGCCGGCGTCGGTGCCCTATGCGCGCGTTCGGCTGTGATGGGCGCATACCTCAACGTAAAGATCAACGCCGCCGGCCTGAAGGACCGCAAATACGCCGCCGACATCATTGCTCGTGGGGCCGAGATCGAGCGCCGTGCGGCCGAGGCTGAGACCGAGATCCTTGAGATGGTGAATGCCACGATAGCAAAGTGATTGTCGTACCCCAAACAGGGTATTGACACACCGCCCAATTGAGCAGAGAATGACCGAAACGGTCATTAACGGGAGTTTTCTCCCTTTTACATCCCACATAGCTTCCGTTGTCCGTATCTGGAGGTTTTATGAGGGTGCACATCACGCTGAAAGTCTTATTTCTATTCATCCTTCTGACCGTCCCCGCGACAGTCTCGCTCGCTCAGAAACAATTTGTCGTTCAGGTCGAGGATCAGCAAGGAAAGGCCGTCAAAGGGGCGACAGTTTCGGTTGATTGCGGGGACGGCATAGCCCGAAAGGGCGTCACCAACTTGAAAGGCGAGGCCAGCGTGGCGTTTTCGAGGGCTGACAAGTGCACTATTTCGATCAGCGGCCCTGACCTCGTGCCGCAATCGGATCGGGTAGCAATGGCCGATTATCCGACTGGGATCGTACTGCCGGCGCTGCGCCGAAGCGTTGCGGCAAAAACTACCGGTTGCCCTCCCGAGCGGACGCTAAGAAACGGTGCGTGTGCCACAGCAGTTCAAGCCCGCGCCGAGGCCGAAGTCTATTGCCGGTCTGTCGTGCGTGACGGCATAGCCGTAAACGACCCGTCGGTCGGCTATCGATGCGGATGCGCGGCCGGCAGAGCGGTCTTCAACGAAGGTGGTGATTCTCGTTGCGAAACCATACGCAACATTCGGCTCATGGCGGCGAACGAATGCCGAAATCGCGACCGAGATCTCATCGCTTCGCCAGTAGATTCCGAGGGGCGTTACGAATGCCGCTGTCCCGACGGTAAGCAGTGGCGCGATGCGACACGCGACGCCAATGGTGGGTGTGTGGCAACCGCTGCTCTGGATGAGAGAGCCAATTATTGTGAAAGTCAGCTGTCCGGAAGTATCTGGACGAAAGACCGAATGGGCAGGCTCGGGTGCTTTTGCCCGCCTGGGACTGAGTCCTCGGGCGGCAAGTGCCTCGCATCGGGCGAGCCCGGACAGAATTGCCCGCCCGGTCGAACCCGCCGAGACGGAACTTGCGCGACGGAGGCGGAATTTGAGGCCGAGTTTAACCGCTTGTGTTCGAGGTCCGTCCGCGGCGGCATCGCCGTTCCGGACGAGGATGGCAAGATCGTCGCCGAGTACGCACGCGGCTACAAGTTCGGCGAGCGATTACTGCGTCCCGCCCGCGTTCAGGTCGGCCGAGGCTAGGACGTATCGAGCGTTCGATTGACCTTTTGTCTTTTCGGCTGTATAGTTCGCCTGTCTACTAATACGATCTCAATTTCGACCATCGCTATCATAAAAGAAGGAGACGGCTGTATGAGAAACATCTTGGCTCTTGGCTTGATTTCGGCGCAATTCGCGTACGTGAGCGCCCGACCTCGCTTGCGCGCGGAACGAAGGATGATGCTGCTCGCGAAGAGAGCGCTCATCACATGCCTTCCTTTACTACTGTATCTCGTGCTGTTTGGTTTTTCTTCCGAGACCACCGCACAGACGACCATAGTAATTTATAAAGCGCCCAACGAGCTGGTAAAGAACGTCACAGTTGATCTCAAATGTGGTGGAGAAACGCGGCGAGGGACTGCCGATTCAAGCGGTCTGTTCAAGGTCGATCCGCCCACCGGGGGGCAGTGCGATATACGGATAACCGGGGGCACTCTAACGGATGAAGTCCGCTTCTTCGACTACCCGATCTCGGAAGGGGCTGAGAATCGGATTAATATTAGGCTCGCAAATAAGTTTGCCAAAGAAATGCGGTCGGGCGGCGGGACCGGTAAATCTCTTCTGATCATGGAGAAGGGGGGAAATAAACCGATTCGCGGAGCAGAAATAGTCGTGGATTGTGCTGGCGATTCTCCGTACGGATTTTCGGATGCCAGCGGCCGCTTCTATTTTGACAGTAAGGCGAGTGGTTTTTGCACTTACAACGTCCGACATCCCGATTTTGAAGCCGCGGACGGAGGGATCGATATAGCGAAAAATCCCCGCACCAGTATCTTTAACGTTTTCCTTGAAAAGAGGAGGCTGGCGGGGGCGTTTACAGTGACTGTATTGGACGCGGACAGCCGACAGCCTATCGCCGGAGTGGATGTTGAGATCTCGTCGGGCGCTGATAGTTGGGCTCGAACCACTGACGCGAGCGGCGTAGCGAGCGTCAGCAGACTGATCCTGCCCACGAACTACCGCGTCACCGCCCGGCACCGCAACTATGACGACGCGAGCACAGAGGTAAACGTCGCCGTCGGAGCGGGGCGCGCTGCCACAGCGAATCTGGTGATGCGCCGAAAAGCTCACATCAAGACGCTGACGGTCGTGGTCACCGAGGATGAGACCGGTAGACCGATCAACGAAGCAACGGTCCGCCTGGTCGGTTCGTGGTTTTCGGGTTATTCGGGCACTACCGGCCCGGATGGTGTCGCAAAAATAGTCGTTGACCGGGCCGGGCGTTTTTCGGCGGAAGTGACACGGGACAACTATCTTCCAGCCAAAACGGTGTTTAGCGTTGAACCGGGAGCTAACGAGGCCGATCTGCTTTTCAATGTGTCGATGTTGAAGAAGCGCGTGAATGCCGGCGGCTTTCCGATAAAGGTCAAGGTGGTCTCCGACGAAACAAACGAACCGCTTAGTGGGGCAAGTGTGAGGACCGAAAGCGGCGATGCTGTCCTTACCGGAGAAGATGGATGGGCTACGGCTCAACTACCGGGTTTTGTCGGTGATCGTACCCTTTTTTTCGTATCAAAACCCGGATACGAGGAAATTAGCCGGGAATTTACCGTGCCCAGGATTTCATCCGTGACCGTCGCGCCTGAGTTTACGGTCACCCTAAAGAAAAAGGCTGCGGATGCGATCAAACTCTTGGTCGAGGTATCGGATAGAGACACTGGAAAGACCCTTGCCGGCGCAACAGTGAGCCTTGATGGGTTCAGCTCGGCGACAACCGGAGCCAATGGTATCGCGGAGTTTAGCCTGCCGTTCGACCGGATCAAAGGGCTAACAGCGATTCAAGCCAAGGCTACGCTTAGCGGGTATAACGACGGTCCAAGCTCGGTTAGCACCGAACTGCTACAGCCAAGGTCAGATCCGCGTTACTATTCGATAGCTCTACGCAAAAAGCCCACAAATTCCAGAAACAGTCCTTATGGGCCGGGCGGGGTTTGGAAACTGCGCAAGGACTATCCGATGATGGGGGACGATCTGAAGGCGGTGAGTGGAAACCCGAATAATTCGGCATCGCCGGGGACTTTCAGCTTTGAGCACACGAGCGGCATCGTTACTAAGTTCTCATTTGATACTCCTCCCGAGGTTTTGTCCTGGGGCGCGACCTTAAGACTTTCGATAACCGGGACCAGCTTGACCCCCGCCGACGCCAGCGAGCAGACGATGGCAAAGATCGAGGTTGGCCCTTCGCCGAGGCTGCGGAGCAAGTGGGTTGGGCCGTCGGGGAAAAACATCAGACATGATAGTTCAGTGGCGACGTCCGATACGGTCACGTTTGTCTTTGATCCAAAGGAGGGGACAGTTTTCAACATATATTTTTGTGTTGTGCACAGACCGACCACTTGCTTTATATACAGCTACGAACCTTACCCGGACTGGGCGCCGTTTGCGTCGCCGCGATAGTCTTGCGATGAGTTTGGGGTAAGGTTCCCACCGCAGCGAGTCTAGATTGCCTCTCGCGCGAAATGATACAATGCATTTGCGGGCGGGCGCTGAGTGCGTCCGCCGACTGTCGGGTTTTATTTTATGGCAGACATAGACGCATATAAGGACAAATTCAGCGAAAGCGGGCAGCGCGTTTTAGAGACCGCTCTGAGCGAATCCAGAAAACGCGAACAGAACTATGTCTCCATCGAGCACATTTTACACGCGATTGCGTTTGAAGAGGACGACCTCTTTTCCGCGACGATGCGCGACCTGTCGGTCGACCCGCGTTCGGTCAAGATGCTGATCGAAAAGCGTATGGAGGACGGCCGCCAGCATTCGGGCAAAGGTTTTCGCATCGCACCAGAGACGACTGAACTGTTCAAACGGGCGATGGACCGGGCACGTTCGCAGGGGCGGCGTGTGATCGATTCGGGCGACATCTTTTACGTTCTTTCAAACGACGAGCGGAGCGTCCTAAATGATGTTCTGCAAAACCTCGGTGTCCCGTCCGAGGAGGTCGCCCAGATTGCCCGAACCCGCATCAAGAAACGCGAAAAGGAGGAGGAACGCGTCCGGCAGAAATACGAACTGCCGTCTTTCCTGCGGCACTTTGGCATATCGCTCAATAAGCTAGCCCGCCAGGACAGGATCCCGCCGACCATCGGCCGCGAGAAAGAGATCCATCAGATGATTGAGATCCTCTCGCACCGTGAGCGGTCAAACTCGCCCATGCTCGTCGGCGAGCCGGGCGTCGGCAAGACCGCCGTCGTCGAGGGGCTTGCACGGCTGATCGAGTTGGAGCCTGAAAAAGTTCCCGCCCGCCTCAGAAACACGCATATCGTCCAGCTTCAGATGGGCGGAATTGTCGCCGGCACGATGCTTCGTGGAATGTTTGAGGAACGCATCAAAGGCATCATCGACGAGGTCAAGGAAAAGGATCACATCGTCCTCTTTATCGACGAGGCGCACTCTATCATCGGTGCCGGTGCCGCGATGGGCACCACGTCAGACGCCGCAAACATGTTCAAGTCGTCGCTGGCCCGAGGCGAGCTTCGCATCATCGGAGCGACGACGATGACCGAGTATAAGGAATACATTGGCGAGGATGAGGCTTTGGCCCGCCGCTTCCGGCTCGTAAAGGTCGCCGAACCGTCGATCGACGAAACGCGAGAGATATTGATGGGCCTCAAGCCGCGTCTTGAGAAGAATTATTCGGTCAGCATCTCGGACGAGGCGATCGACACGGCGCTCGAAATGTCGCCGAAATACATCCGCAACCTCCACCTGCCGGACAAGGCCATCGGTTGGCTCGACACGGCATCGGTCAAGGTCGAGATCAACGAGCCCGAGGCGATGATCGTCCGGCCCGAGCACATCATCGACGTCATCAGCCAGGAATCGCGCATCCCGAAGGACATGATCTATCGCGACACGAGCGACAGGTTCGCGGCGATGGAAGCCGACCTCGGTAAACGCGTCATTGGCCAAAAAGAGGCCGTCACGGCCGTCGCCGAGCGGCTGCGTCTCAACAAAGGCCCGCTCAAGGAGAATCACTACGCGCCCGATGGCGTACTCCTTTTCCTCGGCCCGACGGGCGTCGGCAAGACCGAGCTTGCAAAGGCCGTAGCCGAATTTATGTTTGGCGACGAGTCAAAGATGATCCGCATCGACATGAGCGAATATGGTGACGGCACCGTCGGCATCGAAAAGCTCATCGGCATGCCCCGCGGCATCGTTGGCTCGGAGCGCGGCGGCATCCTGACCGAACAGTTGCGAGACAATCCATACACGGTCCTACTACTCGACGAGGTCGAAAAGGCGTCGCCGTATCTGATGAACATCTTCCTCCAGGCCTTTGACGAGGGCTGGATCACGGACGGACGCGGCAAGAAGGTTTACCTCTCGGACGCGATCGTCATTATGACCTCAAACCTCGGCAGCGAATCATTCAAACGATACGAAAAGCCACTCGGTTTTGGCCAAAAGACGCTCGGTGAGGTCAAGCAGATCAAGGGCGAGGTGATGAAGGCCGCCGAAACGCGCTTCACACCTGAGTTTCGCAACCGCATCGACGAGATCATCGTGTTTTCGCCGCTCACGCTCGATGAGGTCCGCGAGATCGCAAAGCTCTATCTCACCAAGCTGCAACGCAACATGGAACGCCAGGGTAAACTCGTCGAGATCACCGAATCAGCTCTCGACCTGCTCACCGAGAAAGGCTATTCGCCCGCATACGGTGCCCGCTTCCTAAAACGCCACATCGACCAAAAGGTTAAGCTGCCCATCACCAACGAATGGAAGGCCGCGATGAAATTCACCGTCGATGTGCAAGACGGCGAGCTCACGGTCACGCCGGGCGACGCATTCAGCCTCAACTGAGGCTTTCCGTGGCATTAGGAAGTTCCGCAAGGTGCTGTGAAACGCCCGCCTTGGCCCATATCGTCTTTTCCTCGAGGCAGCAGCTTAGGACCTGCCAGTTGCGGTCGAGGTCAGGATTCTCTTTTTGCGGATGGTGAATGTGGTAAGCGATCGCGTTAAATTTCAATCTTTTGCCGGACAGGCCTTGGTGATGAAACCGTGCCGCGAGGTCTGTATCCTCAAGGCCCCACCCGTTGAACTCCTCGTTATATCCGTTGATGCTTAAGAAGTCTTCTTTCCAAAAGGAGATATTGCAGCCCAGAACTTTCCATTTCAGGAAGGGCCGCGGCCGCCCGACGATGTCCGACAATAGGTCGCTGTGCAACGCCCGAAACGTCCTCGCGATGCCCGGAGAGAAAAGTGAGAAATCCGTCTGCCTCTTTGAAAAGAGGATCGGTAGGAATTTCTCAAGGATACGGACTCTCGTGCCGTATAGGTATGTGCCATGTCGAGCCGAGCGGAGATGGTCTCTAATAAAGCTACGATGAAGAATTATGTCACCATCGATCTGAATGATGTATGGGCCGCTTGCCCGAGCGATGGCCTTATTCCTAATGGTGGCCGCGCGGAACCCGTTATCTTCGTGCCATATGTGTGTGAGCGGTACGGGCGATCGTTCAGCGAAAGCCTGGACGACTGCTTTGGTCTCGGGTGTGGATCCGTCATCTGCGACGAGTATCTCATCAGGCAGCGTTCGTTGTCGGAAAACACTTTTGAGTACTAACTCCAAGGCTTGGGGCCAGTTATAGGTACTTATGACGAGTGAGCATTCCATCTCTGTTGCAAGAGATTATAAC of Chloracidobacterium sp. contains these proteins:
- a CDS encoding carboxypeptidase regulatory-like domain-containing protein, coding for MMLLAKRALITCLPLLLYLVLFGFSSETTAQTTIVIYKAPNELVKNVTVDLKCGGETRRGTADSSGLFKVDPPTGGQCDIRITGGTLTDEVRFFDYPISEGAENRINIRLANKFAKEMRSGGGTGKSLLIMEKGGNKPIRGAEIVVDCAGDSPYGFSDASGRFYFDSKASGFCTYNVRHPDFEAADGGIDIAKNPRTSIFNVFLEKRRLAGAFTVTVLDADSRQPIAGVDVEISSGADSWARTTDASGVASVSRLILPTNYRVTARHRNYDDASTEVNVAVGAGRAATANLVMRRKAHIKTLTVVVTEDETGRPINEATVRLVGSWFSGYSGTTGPDGVAKIVVDRAGRFSAEVTRDNYLPAKTVFSVEPGANEADLLFNVSMLKKRVNAGGFPIKVKVVSDETNEPLSGASVRTESGDAVLTGEDGWATAQLPGFVGDRTLFFVSKPGYEEISREFTVPRISSVTVAPEFTVTLKKKAADAIKLLVEVSDRDTGKTLAGATVSLDGFSSATTGANGIAEFSLPFDRIKGLTAIQAKATLSGYNDGPSSVSTELLQPRSDPRYYSIALRKKPTNSRNSPYGPGGVWKLRKDYPMMGDDLKAVSGNPNNSASPGTFSFEHTSGIVTKFSFDTPPEVLSWGATLRLSITGTSLTPADASEQTMAKIEVGPSPRLRSKWVGPSGKNIRHDSSVATSDTVTFVFDPKEGTVFNIYFCVVHRPTTCFIYSYEPYPDWAPFASPR
- a CDS encoding ATP-dependent Clp protease ATP-binding subunit, whose translation is MADIDAYKDKFSESGQRVLETALSESRKREQNYVSIEHILHAIAFEEDDLFSATMRDLSVDPRSVKMLIEKRMEDGRQHSGKGFRIAPETTELFKRAMDRARSQGRRVIDSGDIFYVLSNDERSVLNDVLQNLGVPSEEVAQIARTRIKKREKEEERVRQKYELPSFLRHFGISLNKLARQDRIPPTIGREKEIHQMIEILSHRERSNSPMLVGEPGVGKTAVVEGLARLIELEPEKVPARLRNTHIVQLQMGGIVAGTMLRGMFEERIKGIIDEVKEKDHIVLFIDEAHSIIGAGAAMGTTSDAANMFKSSLARGELRIIGATTMTEYKEYIGEDEALARRFRLVKVAEPSIDETREILMGLKPRLEKNYSVSISDEAIDTALEMSPKYIRNLHLPDKAIGWLDTASVKVEINEPEAMIVRPEHIIDVISQESRIPKDMIYRDTSDRFAAMEADLGKRVIGQKEAVTAVAERLRLNKGPLKENHYAPDGVLLFLGPTGVGKTELAKAVAEFMFGDESKMIRIDMSEYGDGTVGIEKLIGMPRGIVGSERGGILTEQLRDNPYTVLLLDEVEKASPYLMNIFLQAFDEGWITDGRGKKVYLSDAIVIMTSNLGSESFKRYEKPLGFGQKTLGEVKQIKGEVMKAAETRFTPEFRNRIDEIIVFSPLTLDEVREIAKLYLTKLQRNMERQGKLVEITESALDLLTEKGYSPAYGARFLKRHIDQKVKLPITNEWKAAMKFTVDVQDGELTVTPGDAFSLN
- a CDS encoding glycosyltransferase family 2 protein, whose product is MELVLKSVFRQRTLPDEILVADDGSTPETKAVVQAFAERSPVPLTHIWHEDNGFRAATIRNKAIARASGPYIIQIDGDIILHRSFIRDHLRSARHGTYLYGTRVRILEKFLPILFSKRQTDFSLFSPGIARTFRALHSDLLSDIVGRPRPFLKWKVLGCNISFWKEDFLSINGYNEEFNGWGLEDTDLAARFHHQGLSGKRLKFNAIAYHIHHPQKENPDLDRNWQVLSCCLEEKTIWAKAGVSQHLAELPNATESLS